The DNA segment CGAAATTACAGCGATTTGATAACCATCAAGGAAATCAGGTGAAACATTGGTATCTTCTACAATCGATTTTAGAAAATCGTAGGTTTCAATAATCTTTGTTTCTCCATAACCAATACCTAAAGCTGGGATAGGCCATAGTCCTTCTCCATATGGATGAGCTGGTCCTGTATAAACGGTTCTAAAGCCTTTTGCATCTCCTGGATCATCAGCAAAACAAACCTGAAGTTCATCACGGCGCTCATAATTGAAATATAAGGAACCTTTTTCACCATGAATCTCAAATGTTAGGAAATTATTGCGGCCCCATGCATTACGAGTGGCTTCGATACTACCAATGGCACCGTTAGCAAATTTCACAAGTGTAGTAAATTCATCATCTACATCAACTGCCGCTTTTGGAACATCTTCCCCACCCTTAACAGTACCTAATTTATCTGCACCGCCTGATTGCACCGGACGTTCTGGAATCCATGTTTTCGCAACTGCATTAACATCTGAAATTTCACCTACAAGATAGCGGGCAAAATCAATAACATGTGTACCGATATCGCCTAAAGCACCAGAACCTGCAATTTTTTTCTGGAAACGCCAAGATAGTGGTGAGTTAGGATCTGCAGACCAATCTTGTAAATACGTTCCACGGAAGTTAAGAATTTTACCGATTCTTCCTTCTTCAATATATTTCTTCGCAAGCGCTACGGCTGGCGTTCTTCTATAGTTAAACGCGACCATATGCTTTACTCCAGCTACGTTAACTGCATCTAACATCGTTTTTGCCTCGGCAGCATTTCTTGCCAACGGCTTTTCAGAAATGATATGCTTACCAGCTTTCGCTGCCGCAATTGCGATTTCAGCATGAGAATCATTAGGTGTCACGATATCAATAATATCAATGTCTGGATTAGCTACGACTTCTCTCCAATTAGATGAATAGTGTTCAAATCCAAGACGATCTGCTGCATCCTTGGCTAATTGATCGTTTACATCGACTACGGTATGGCGGTGTGGAACAGCTGGTGCCGGCCAAAAGAACATCGGCATCCCTGCATATGCAAGAGCATGTGCTTTTCCCATAAATCCTCCACCAATCATACCTACATTTAGCTTTTTCATTATATTTTCCCCCAATTATATTAAATGTTATTTTGCTGCGTTCTGAATTGAATCTGGAGCATCCTTATGGTATACAAGCTTCCAAGAATCTAAGACATTTTCCTTTGTTACTTGTAAAGATGGAACGGCTACATATGGTGGTGCTTCCTTTCCAAGTAAAGCATATCCAGCTAAAATTGCCTCTGAGATTCCTTGGTCATATGGAAGCTGAGCACCTAGCCCTTTAATAATGCCTCCTTGGGCAATCTCTAAAGCCACATTGGTTCCTAAATCAATAGTGGTAATGACAAGGTTATCTTTTCCTGCTGTGCGGGCAGCTGCCAAAACACCTTCAGCCGGAACATCCCATACTGCAAAAATTCCATCTAAATCGGGGTTTTTTGTTAACATCCCAGAAGCAACTTTCTCACCTTGGTTCGGATCCGTAATACCACCGCGTGCTACGATTTTAATATCTGGGTATTTTTCCTTCATTGTTTTTTCAAATGCATCGGTCCTTTGCTTCGTTACAAAGAAGTCTGCATCATGGAAAACCATTCCGATCTTCCCTTTTTTCCCGAGCTTTTCTGCCATAATATCGGCGGCTACTACACCGTTACCATAGTTATCCGCAGAAACAACACTTACATAATCCTTACCAGCCTCAAGACCACTTGGCGTGTTGTCCATAAATACTAGCTTTACCCCAGCATCAGCTGCCTTTTTGTAAGCATCGGCAGTAGAAACAGGATCAACTGGAATACTAATAATGATATCCGGCTTTTTCGCAAGAACAGTTTCAATATCAGAGACTTGCTTTTCTGCTTTGAATTGAGCATCTGTTACCGCTACTACTTCAATTCCCATTCTTTTTAGTGTAGCTTTTAACCCTTCGATTTGAGCAGTTGACCAATCATTTCCTGCGTAGTGCATGACTATTGCTGCTTTATAGTTACCCTCTTTAATTTTGGCAACATCCTCTTCGGACAATTGAAGTGTCTTAGCAGATACGGCGTTTTCTCCATGAGGACCTTTACTTAAAATCTCCTGATCACCAGGAAGGTCTGGGTTAATCGTAATTGGACCAGTTTCAGGTGCTAATTCCTTTGTTCCTGCTTCTGAGCTTTTTTCCGTTGATGCACTGTCTTTGCTGCACCCCATTAAGGCCATACTGCTGACAAACAAAACGACCATTAAAATAGAAAATAATTTTTTCATTTTTCTCCCCCATTCTCATTCATTTCTTATATTTGTTGTAATACCTCAAATTTTGCTAGATAGGACCTACTAATTTCTGCCCCCTCTTTTGGGTTAGGATAGCTATCTAATTCCACTGTAATCCAGCCATCATAGTTTGCTTCATTTAATAAGCGGCACATTTCGTTAAAGTTTTGGTTACCTTCGCCCAAAGGAACGAATTCTCCATCCTTGTAATCTTTAAAATGGATATACTTGATTCGGTCTGCATACTTTTTAATCACTTCAACAGGGTCTCCTCCACCTGCTTCGATGTGTGCAGTGTCAGGACATAAATTAATTCTTGTTAATGGCATTAATTTATCTAGCTGGTCCGGTGCTTGAACGTTTGTCCCTAAATGCGGATGATAACTAGCAATTAACTTATATTTTTCAGCAATTTCTACTACTCTATTAAGAGCATTTCCTAAGTCCGGGTAATCGCTTTCTTTTATTCCTTTTCCACGGATGGCTCCTCCACCTACTACTAGATGTTCTGCTCCTAATTCGGATGCAAAAGCGGCTACTAGCTCAATCTTTGTTAATTCCTCTTCCAAAATATCTGGGAAAATAAAGTTGCCTCCGGTATAGACACCAATTAAGGTTAACGAAAGTTCCTTTAACAATGAGCTAAATTCTTCTTTTTTATCAACAAATTGCATTAGATTACCATCAAATATTTCAAAGCCCGTATATCCTGCTGCTGCGATATCTCTTAACGCTTCCACCGTAGATCCATTAGCAAGGTAGTATAAATCCTTTACCGACGTAACTCCTGCTGGGTGACCAACCACGCCGCCCCACGTATTTGTTTGATATCCAAGTTTCATTTATATTCACTCCATCTTTAAAGTAATGACCCCTGCCATGTTCCATTGCATCTCCTAAAGCAGAATCACCTCCCTAAATGTAATCGATTGCATTTTTGTTTGATAAAATCGCAGAATTAGCTTGCTAACAAAGGTAAAATGTAATGGATTACATTTTTAATAAAAATTTTTATTTGTTCTTTTGACAAGATTCTCTGACCACCAATTGATCTTCTAAAATAACTTGTTCTCTCATAACTTCATCTTTATTGATGAGTTTCATGAGTAGCTCCATTGCATGTTCGCCGATTTCAAACGCTGGTTGAGCAATGGTAGTGAGAGCTGGCTCAAAAATGCTGGCAAACCTCACATCATCAAATCCAATGATGGATACATCCTCTGGCACCCTTAACCCTTTTGATTTCACTGCTCTGATAGCCCCCATCGCCATTTCATCGTTGGCAGCGAACACAGCTGTCGGAAGAACCCCAAGGGCAAAAAATTTCATCATAAGATTAAAACCGCTTTCAAAAGTGAAGTCCCCCTCTTGCACTAAAACAGGCTCCACGGTCAAATTGCATTGAGCCATTGCCTGGTAAAACCCCTTTAGACGATCCCGGCTCAATACAACATCAAGGGGACCGGTGATACATCCAATTCTTTCATGTCCCAACTCTATTAAATATTCAGAGGCCTTTCGAGCACCACTGATATTATCAATAGAAACAGTAGGGATATTGGAACCTTCAATATATTCACATGCTAATACAACGGGATAACAGCGAGATACTTCTTCAATAGCCTGAGAATCCATTCTTGCGGTTAACAACACCATTCCATCTGCCTTTTTTTGTTGCAAAATATTAAGGTACCCAGTTTCTTGCTCCACATCATTACCGGTATCCCCTAATAGGACCTGGTAACCATTCGCAACTGCCACTGACTCAAGTCCTCTTAACACCTTTGAAAAAAACGGATTTGTAATATCTGGCACAACTACTAATATAGTTTTCGTCTCAAGTCTTCTAAGCTGACGAGCTAAGGCATTCGGCTGGTAATTTAGATCTTGTATTGCTTGTAAAACTTTTTGCGTCGTCGTTTCTCTTACAGCTCCAGGTTTACTAAGCACTCTAGACACGGTGGCAGTAGAAACATTCGCTTTTTTTGCTACATCCACAATCCCAACCATCTTATTATCTTTTCCTTTCCTGCTCTATAAATGGATTGTAATCGATTACAAAATTGCTGTCTAACTAGCTTCAGACAAGGATTTCGTCCATTCAATACACCATTCTTTCCTCACAAATCACGCATCAATCCCTACGGACAAAAAAAGTAGATTTTCAAAAAAAATAAGACTCAGGTAACTGAGCCTTACTTTTACATAGATTTACTTTTTTGTAGTTCTGTAACCTTATGTTTTGAAACCTTTGCTGTCTCATTGTGATTTTTAAAGTAAGCAATATACATTTGACCAACTGCTTCTATTTTTATTAAATACTGCAAATTTATGATATAAGAGCGATGGGAGACAACAAAGCGTGAATCAAGCAAATCTTCTAGGTTTGTTAACGTCTCATTCATTTCGATTTTTTGATCTAGCATATGGATGACCGATTTACGATCTACCCTCTCGATAAATAGTATATCATCCAAAGGAATAAAGGTAGTGGAATGATGTTGCTTTACAATTATTTCTTTTTTGACTCGTGGTTGCTGGATCATGACATCCTGGTTCTTTAAGGAAGATGCTCGCTCTAATGCAGAATAAAGCCTGTCACGCTCAATTGGTTTGATAATGTAATCGATTGCATGAACAGCAAAAGCCTCTAAGGCATATTCATCATGGCCGGTAATAAAGATTACTTGTAAAGATGGAACAATTTTTTTACAGGATTTCACTGCCTCCATTCCGTTTAACAATGGCA comes from the Neobacillus sp. PS2-9 genome and includes:
- a CDS encoding LacI family DNA-binding transcriptional regulator — encoded protein: MVGIVDVAKKANVSTATVSRVLSKPGAVRETTTQKVLQAIQDLNYQPNALARQLRRLETKTILVVVPDITNPFFSKVLRGLESVAVANGYQVLLGDTGNDVEQETGYLNILQQKKADGMVLLTARMDSQAIEEVSRCYPVVLACEYIEGSNIPTVSIDNISGARKASEYLIELGHERIGCITGPLDVVLSRDRLKGFYQAMAQCNLTVEPVLVQEGDFTFESGFNLMMKFFALGVLPTAVFAANDEMAMGAIRAVKSKGLRVPEDVSIIGFDDVRFASIFEPALTTIAQPAFEIGEHAMELLMKLINKDEVMREQVILEDQLVVRESCQKNK
- a CDS encoding substrate-binding domain-containing protein, whose product is MKKLFSILMVVLFVSSMALMGCSKDSASTEKSSEAGTKELAPETGPITINPDLPGDQEILSKGPHGENAVSAKTLQLSEEDVAKIKEGNYKAAIVMHYAGNDWSTAQIEGLKATLKRMGIEVVAVTDAQFKAEKQVSDIETVLAKKPDIIISIPVDPVSTADAYKKAADAGVKLVFMDNTPSGLEAGKDYVSVVSADNYGNGVVAADIMAEKLGKKGKIGMVFHDADFFVTKQRTDAFEKTMKEKYPDIKIVARGGITDPNQGEKVASGMLTKNPDLDGIFAVWDVPAEGVLAAARTAGKDNLVITTIDLGTNVALEIAQGGIIKGLGAQLPYDQGISEAILAGYALLGKEAPPYVAVPSLQVTKENVLDSWKLVYHKDAPDSIQNAAK
- a CDS encoding Gfo/Idh/MocA family oxidoreductase — protein: MKKLNVGMIGGGFMGKAHALAYAGMPMFFWPAPAVPHRHTVVDVNDQLAKDAADRLGFEHYSSNWREVVANPDIDIIDIVTPNDSHAEIAIAAAKAGKHIISEKPLARNAAEAKTMLDAVNVAGVKHMVAFNYRRTPAVALAKKYIEEGRIGKILNFRGTYLQDWSADPNSPLSWRFQKKIAGSGALGDIGTHVIDFARYLVGEISDVNAVAKTWIPERPVQSGGADKLGTVKGGEDVPKAAVDVDDEFTTLVKFANGAIGSIEATRNAWGRNNFLTFEIHGEKGSLYFNYERRDELQVCFADDPGDAKGFRTVYTGPAHPYGEGLWPIPALGIGYGETKIIETYDFLKSIVEDTNVSPDFLDGYQIAVISDAILESAEKGVWVNLNKSVANVR
- a CDS encoding sugar phosphate isomerase/epimerase family protein encodes the protein MKLGYQTNTWGGVVGHPAGVTSVKDLYYLANGSTVEALRDIAAAGYTGFEIFDGNLMQFVDKKEEFSSLLKELSLTLIGVYTGGNFIFPDILEEELTKIELVAAFASELGAEHLVVGGGAIRGKGIKESDYPDLGNALNRVVEIAEKYKLIASYHPHLGTNVQAPDQLDKLMPLTRINLCPDTAHIEAGGGDPVEVIKKYADRIKYIHFKDYKDGEFVPLGEGNQNFNEMCRLLNEANYDGWITVELDSYPNPKEGAEISRSYLAKFEVLQQI
- a CDS encoding LytTR family DNA-binding domain-containing protein translates to MRILIAEDNASSRKLLKHLIKHIPNYQIVGEAVNGEDLINKVMIEKPDIALVDINMPLLNGMEAVKSCKKIVPSLQVIFITGHDEYALEAFAVHAIDYIIKPIERDRLYSALERASSLKNQDVMIQQPRVKKEIIVKQHHSTTFIPLDDILFIERVDRKSVIHMLDQKIEMNETLTNLEDLLDSRFVVSHRSYIINLQYLIKIEAVGQMYIAYFKNHNETAKVSKHKVTELQKSKSM